A region from the Haloarcula limicola genome encodes:
- a CDS encoding aminomethyltransferase family protein: protein MTVLSEVHEAHGATFREVGGRRVVDHYGRSERTHRAVRNVVGVCEFGYGVLVVTGEDRVEYVDNAVSNDVPEDDGHGCYALLLDPDGRVETDMYVYNAGERLLVFTPPQRAEPLATEWSDKTFIQDVDVRLATDDFAVFGVHGPKSTEKIASVLHQASSPEELLSFNRGELGDAGVTVVRTDNLSGEESYDVVCAAEDAQPVFDTLVNRGLNAVPFGYRTWETLTLEAGSPLFDTEIEGRLPNDLGLRNALDFEKGCYVGQEVVSRIENRGHPTQRLVGLTVEARPEPGAAVFAGDEHVGEVTRAVDSPMREAPLALAAVDWELPEAALTVRVDGDGAAAERTALPFVEGSAPSARLPTY, encoded by the coding sequence ATGACTGTTCTCTCCGAGGTCCACGAAGCCCACGGGGCGACGTTCCGCGAGGTGGGCGGCCGCCGCGTCGTCGACCACTACGGCCGCTCCGAGCGGACCCACCGCGCGGTCCGCAACGTCGTCGGCGTCTGCGAGTTCGGCTACGGCGTCCTCGTCGTCACCGGCGAGGACCGCGTCGAGTACGTCGACAACGCCGTCTCGAACGACGTGCCCGAGGACGACGGCCACGGCTGTTACGCGCTGTTACTCGACCCGGACGGTCGCGTCGAGACGGACATGTACGTCTACAACGCCGGCGAGCGACTGCTGGTGTTCACGCCGCCACAGCGGGCCGAGCCGCTGGCGACGGAGTGGAGCGACAAGACGTTCATCCAGGACGTCGACGTCCGCCTGGCGACCGACGACTTCGCCGTCTTCGGCGTCCACGGGCCGAAGTCCACTGAGAAGATCGCCAGCGTCCTGCATCAGGCGTCCTCGCCCGAGGAACTGCTGTCGTTCAATCGCGGCGAACTCGGCGACGCGGGCGTGACCGTCGTCCGAACGGACAACCTCTCCGGCGAGGAGAGTTACGACGTGGTCTGTGCCGCCGAGGACGCCCAACCGGTCTTCGATACGCTGGTCAACCGCGGCCTGAACGCCGTCCCCTTCGGCTACCGGACGTGGGAGACGCTCACGCTCGAAGCCGGGTCGCCGCTGTTCGACACCGAGATCGAGGGCCGCCTCCCGAACGACCTCGGCCTGCGAAACGCGCTGGACTTCGAGAAGGGGTGTTACGTCGGCCAGGAGGTCGTCTCCCGCATCGAGAACCGCGGCCATCCCACGCAGCGGCTCGTCGGTCTGACCGTCGAGGCGCGTCCCGAACCCGGGGCGGCGGTCTTCGCGGGCGACGAACACGTCGGCGAGGTCACCCGCGCCGTCGACAGCCCGATGCGCGAGGCCCCGCTGGCGCTGGCCGCCGTCGACTGGGAGCTGCCCGAAGCGGCACTGACGGTGCGCGTCGACGGCGACGGAGCAGCAGCCGAGCGAACGGCGCTCCCCTTCGTCGAGGGATCGGCGCCCTCGGCGCGGCTGCCGACGTACTGA
- a CDS encoding YihY/virulence factor BrkB family protein, with the protein MADWRSAFGTVLDIARTSIKRDIQYPAAALAYYGFVSLLPLLVILLAVLGESAASEVQLVTLEYLTPAAQELVLDALTDSRGRVGATLFALGVLLWSGANITAGFQTVVEDVEGEIDRSLAGHLRDGVGVLGSLVFGIVSVLLVSALFVLLPEAPFVLTSGLVALPVALTVSFLPLYYLPSRDIDSLSTAAPGAVTAAVGWTVLLAGIRFYAENAGSYAIFGVLSGIILILTSLYAAAALLMIGHVVNATLSDVIAPLRRNR; encoded by the coding sequence ATGGCCGACTGGCGCAGCGCGTTCGGGACCGTCCTCGATATCGCTCGGACGTCCATCAAGCGGGACATCCAGTATCCAGCGGCCGCGCTCGCGTACTACGGCTTCGTCTCGCTCCTGCCGCTGCTGGTCATCCTGCTCGCGGTCCTCGGCGAGTCGGCCGCGTCGGAGGTCCAGCTCGTGACGCTCGAGTATCTCACCCCCGCGGCGCAGGAACTGGTCCTCGACGCGCTCACCGACTCGCGGGGACGGGTCGGCGCGACGCTGTTCGCGCTCGGCGTCCTCCTCTGGAGCGGCGCGAACATCACCGCCGGCTTCCAGACGGTCGTCGAGGACGTCGAGGGGGAGATCGACCGGTCGCTGGCCGGACACCTCCGCGACGGCGTCGGCGTCCTCGGCTCGCTCGTCTTCGGCATCGTCTCCGTGCTCCTCGTCAGCGCGCTGTTCGTTCTGCTGCCCGAAGCGCCGTTCGTACTGACGAGCGGGCTCGTCGCGTTGCCCGTCGCGCTCACCGTCTCCTTTCTCCCCTTGTACTATCTCCCGTCGCGGGACATCGACTCGCTGTCGACCGCCGCTCCCGGCGCGGTAACGGCCGCCGTCGGCTGGACGGTCTTGCTCGCTGGCATCCGGTTCTACGCCGAGAACGCGGGGTCGTACGCTATTTTCGGCGTCCTCAGCGGCATCATCCTCATCCTCACGAGCCTCTACGCCGCCGCGGCGCTCCTCATGATCGGCCACGTCGTCAACGCGACGCTCTCGGACGTGATCGCCCCGCTGCGGAGAAACAGATAG
- a CDS encoding carboxypeptidase regulatory-like domain-containing protein — protein MAPSRSAFVLCIVALVGVAAVPGGAIAQQERVTLTVSVVDQDGDPVSDVPISATWDDGDGGPVNETTRANGQALVDVPAGANVTIRVHGDEYVRNRPFRVTDASARSVEVPVSEIATAAVTVVDGGGDPVSNARVLLYRDGEFVTDQRTGSDGTVTTPSVEAGEYRLTVGKEGYYWNRTRIQVTGETQARSAIEQGSALLTVTVADDHFEDPRAVQNATVRVPSVGTVQTLSNGQATIRLPVNDRYDLTVTKDGYETAEQRLRFGESDASAEVSIQRTPALELTPDNRRVVVGETVRLRVTDEYGSPVPNATVSRDGEEVGTTDASGAVAAPVSSVGNVTFTVEEGDRSATATVEGVEAADADTETETPSPTETATETPATTPTETTGGDGPGFTAAAVLIALTLFTAFALRRR, from the coding sequence TGTGGCCGCCGTCCCCGGCGGCGCTATCGCACAACAGGAGCGGGTCACGCTGACCGTCTCCGTCGTCGATCAGGACGGCGATCCGGTCAGCGACGTACCGATCTCGGCGACGTGGGACGACGGCGACGGCGGGCCGGTCAACGAGACGACGCGGGCGAACGGGCAGGCCCTCGTCGACGTCCCCGCGGGAGCGAACGTGACGATTCGGGTCCACGGCGACGAGTACGTCCGTAACCGACCGTTCCGCGTGACAGACGCGTCCGCCCGAAGCGTCGAGGTCCCCGTCTCGGAGATCGCGACGGCGGCGGTCACCGTCGTCGACGGCGGCGGGGACCCGGTCTCGAACGCGCGCGTCCTCCTCTACCGCGACGGCGAGTTCGTCACCGACCAGCGGACCGGCTCCGACGGCACCGTCACCACGCCGTCGGTCGAGGCCGGCGAGTACCGCCTCACCGTGGGCAAGGAGGGCTATTACTGGAACCGGACCCGGATACAGGTGACCGGCGAGACGCAGGCGCGGAGCGCAATCGAACAGGGGTCGGCGCTCCTGACCGTCACGGTCGCCGACGACCACTTCGAGGACCCGCGGGCCGTCCAGAACGCGACGGTCCGGGTGCCGTCGGTCGGCACCGTCCAGACGCTGTCGAACGGGCAGGCGACCATCCGGCTGCCGGTCAACGACCGGTACGACCTCACGGTGACGAAAGACGGCTACGAGACCGCGGAGCAGCGCCTCCGCTTCGGCGAATCCGACGCGTCGGCCGAGGTCTCCATCCAGCGGACGCCGGCGCTCGAACTCACGCCGGACAACCGGCGCGTCGTCGTCGGCGAGACGGTCCGGCTCCGGGTGACCGACGAGTACGGCTCCCCCGTTCCGAACGCCACCGTCAGCCGGGACGGCGAGGAGGTCGGGACGACCGACGCCTCCGGCGCGGTCGCCGCGCCCGTCTCCTCGGTCGGGAACGTGACGTTCACCGTCGAGGAGGGCGACCGCTCGGCGACGGCCACCGTCGAGGGCGTCGAGGCGGCCGATGCGGACACCGAGACCGAAACGCCCTCGCCCACGGAAACGGCGACGGAGACGCCGGCCACCACGCCGACGGAGACGACCGGCGGCGACGGTCCCGGATTCACCGCGGCCGCGGTTCTGATCGCGTTGACGCTCTTCACCGCGTTCGCGCTCCGGCGTCGGTAG